The Aedes albopictus strain Foshan unplaced genomic scaffold, AalbF5 HiC_scaffold_555, whole genome shotgun sequence region TAAACACATGCCTCAAGCACTGTCATACGCTACGAGAGTGGACAACCTCTGGAGAACTGTTCCCAGAAGGACGATCGGTTGAAGAACTTCTGGGTAAAGCGGATACAATCAACCAGTTCTGCTTCTACGGTCGATGCCTCGGGTTCCAGTTCTGTGAATCAATGAAACCATTGCTCAAGTTCATTTCCATCGGAATGGCGGGCTTTTCCGAGGGATATTATTCCGAAGGCGGCAAAATCTCCAAAGCCACAAGTTTAATGTATACAAGTACCAAATACATGCTGGAACCGGAACTTCGGGCTCGACGAATTGTTAACATCTCGCAACACTCCAACGTGGATTTTTGCAAAGCATTCTGGTTCCTAGCCGAATCTGAGCTGATGCACTCTCTGCCGTCCTTTGTCGGATTCAAGGTAAAGGTCAGCCGTGTGATTACCATACCACCGGAGCCCATACAACTGAAAGCGGAGAAGTCCGATGAGATAATCAACATCCCAATCCCTCAAAGTCATGGTGGAGCAGGTCCAGTCAAAGCACGACTTATCAGCGCAGTGAAGCGCAAAGGAATGATTGGAGAGAAAGTCAACACACGCAGCACCATTCACCCCCCGTCCAATGGATTGCTCTTTCACTGCCACGGAGGAGGATTCGTAGCTCAAAGTTCAAAATCTCACGAGGCGTATCTACGAGAGTGGGCTGTTACGCTGAACATTCCGATCCTATCGATTGACTACAGCCTCGCACCGGAGGCACCCTTCCCGCGAGCTCTCGAAGAGGTGTTCTACGCGTATTGCTGGGCATTGAAGAATTGCGAACTGCTGGGAACAACTGGAGAGAAGATCATCTTCGCCGGAGATTCTGCTGGTGCCAATTTGAATCTGGGTTGTGCCATGAAATGCATTGAGACGGGCGTTAGACGACCGGATGGCATATTTTTGGCGTACTGTCCGGTTCTGATCAGTTTCGTCCCTAGTCCGGCACGGATGCTGTGTCTGATGGACCCGCTGCTACCGTTCGGTTTCATGATGCGCTGCTTGAAGGCTTACGCGTGTCCGAGCAAAGAAGTGCTCGAACAAAACCGAAAACGTCACGAGGAAAGACAAGCGATTATAAATGCCGGTCGTAAGGTTTCGGATGAAGTACCGAAAAAGTTGGAACTGAATGGAAATGCTTTCGGTAAGGCCAGTGAAGACAGCAAGTCTGACCATTCTGAATCTCCGGAAAATTCCGCGTGGGACCAGTTGAACAGCTTGAACACTATACAGGTAGGAAAATTCTCAATCAGACAATCATTCTGAAACTAACGCATTCCAATTTCAGTTGAACAATCAGCACTTGAGCCCAATGAGTGACACCGTGAGTGATACGATAGCGCTGCAAGGTCAAACCGTTGGTAACACGATTGACCTGATGAGTCCCGACGAGAGCAATACCATTACATCGCTGGAAGAAGATTCGCAACCAATCACACTGCAGCAGGTCAATTTGAACACGGAGAAAAGCAACGTAACAGTGATGGACGATTTGGATATGGACTTGCCGAGCGATATGAGTTCGGAGCAAAATACCAACAAATATGTGTCGGATTTTATAGAAAGGTAAGAATTGTGCGTAAGGGTGGAAAATGTGGCGGGAAGCTGACGATCTAGTCGAACATTTTAGAAAAAGCATCGACAAGTGCCTTTCCCATTCGACGAAAGTTTACTACCAAATACATACAATACAACTTACAAAAAACGGTTAGTGCAGGGAAATTGTAATGTAGCAACGCCGTTCGGCCTCAAGCAAAACGCCCGATGGTATTTTCCGCTTTGGCTTGTAATGAAATACCTGGGGGCTCCATCTAGACAGTGATGGTATGATAGGGAGGCGCATGGTAGTTAATAGCTAGGCTAATGTTCATCGTGCTGTCACCTATATGTTCGCTTGAAATGAGATGATCTATTCAAAAAcgaaaaatcgtcattttccaTGCTTTTCTTTGGACAGTGCCAACCGTTGTTGGGGTTGACTTTGCTCAAATTTAGATCTATTTTACATGCATACAAACAAAACTTTCTAATATGCAGAAATAGCGTGAAGCCACTTACCTCCATAGGAATTATGATTCCAGTTCCCCTAAACCCCTGTTGGAAAAAAGAAGTTTGTTCCTTATTATTCTAAATACGTAGCTAGCAAAGAAGTCAAAGTGAATGTTGATTTTGACACGTTGCTTTGACCAAAGTGGTTTTCCAATCGTTCACATGACATGGTATCAGAATGACCagcaaaaaaaacagaaattcccTCATGCAACTGCGCGTCAACTACGTCAAGCACTGACCATTGACATGCTTGATGCTGATGCTCTTAATTGAACAGGTTATCTAAATCAAAGCCGGTTCCGGCTTCTCATACATCTCGTGGTGGTGAGGCTGAAACTTGAATTTCTTATCGGCGCTGTTCATCATTCCacaaaataatttcagaaatacCCAACAGGAtctatttcaaaccaattgacctTCACTAAATGTATGGAACAAGTTTGTATGAATCTAATTTAATATTTAATCAATTCGATTACAAAAAAGATGCAGGCAATCGATAATCAGTCTCGATATTCTGAAGCTACAGACATCtaaattttaaaagtttcttctaTCATACTTCGAACGCAAGACTTGATTTGGTATGCGATGAATTTGACTTCCGAATAAACAAcaacggtcaaatcataatttttgatcaTGCTATGCATCATAATGTCAAGTAAATGGTGTGCCCTAGGCTTCGGCttattttccaaaaattgttgaaacCCAGAATTCGTAAGCTTTTCtagattcaaatgacataaatagagaaacctctgagttttagcataaaatattgagatttagaggtagcGCAATcgtctcaaagttgaattttcgagtaataaaaaggtgttttcaaagGTGTAGAATCTTTAATGTTTCCTAGTAGGAGTAGATCTTTTTTTCCCATGCCTCAGTTTCTCAGGTTTTTTTCCGAAGTTTCTCTGCAAAATTTTCCTAACAGTTCGAAATTTTTCGGGAGATTTCACCTGGattctttccaatgtttttttCGGGAATATCTACAATACATTTTGTTAGTAATCCCGGGAGATATTCTCCCCGTGAGAAGCTTCTGgaaaagtccctgcaagaacttctggagaaattattaaagacATCCCAAAATGAGCACCCAGAAATGAACactgcagaaattccaaaaggcactccggaaaaatttcaggagaaagtcTAGAATtaatcaggaaaaaaaaaactctgagacaACCCAGGACCAAGCcgggcaagggcgtagccagaggggggcaaggGGAGGGGGGCgtgccccccccctggccgacagatttttttttattcaagccgactcaaagattgtcaataattcaagtgttccagaaaaaaatattgaaaaacaactattctctagactattctaaaaattgaggtttttatccacaattatccaacctttttttttcttgagaatcacaggaaatttcgccaagtatttctccaagagatctacttcaaccttatcatagaatttaaccaaataacaagcttggatgaatggttaaattttgtgatgtttattcatggaacacaaaaacagcatggcaagtttccggtagggaaaaacaaggactttgtagaattatatgctgctatagagtgcagttatatgctattgctacacgaattttcacttgtattcaattcaaacaaacatcaTGCAAAGAGAAtactacctgggatttctttacaaattctttcaaggatatctccagaaattcctttaggcacttctccagggattctttcagaaattcctcaagggacatgtccaggagtttctctttcgtgaattcttccatggacatcttgcagggttcagatagtttttttagggttcgttccaagaaatgctttaagaatcACATCCTTtagaagttatgtcaacaatttctccagggtttttgccagaaattcttctgtaattttttttcagacattcttccagttaattctctaggaatacactcaggaatttttcagggattcctccaggaaatcctccgaagattcctccaggaaatcccccagaagttcctctgaagattatttttgaaaatcgtctagggatttcttcataaattcttccaggaaattgctggaggaattccatcagcattttttcaggtattcccccaggaatttctttacaaactgcttctaggattcctccaaggatttcttcaggaattccttcgaggatctatccaagaattcctccagaaattccgctaacaattcctccggggttttctcaagggattttttcagaaatagaaaaataatagaataaaaatagaaatttcccagaattcctctagaaatcctctcAGGCAATCTTTCAAGgacttatccaagaattcctccagaaattccgctagaaattccttcaggatttcagaaacagaaaaatcatagaatagaaatagcattctcccagaatttctgtagaaattcatccagtaattcttccgagaatttctcttagagattcctccagaaattcccaaagaaatacctctagtatttctccaggaataaccccagtaatttcatcaggaattgctccaggacacctttcagaaattatgtcagtaattcctctaggtatttctccaggaatttctcccgagattttatcaggatttgcttcctgattcctccagatattcctccaggggatttccctcctgaagggagccttccagagatttctcaatgaaaaatctcttcaggaaattctttgaagattccttcaggaaatcctccataagtttctccaaagattcttccaggaaatcctctagagatttcttcagaaattcttcaaggatattatccaggaattctttgagcaatttttcatggatttctccaggtattccaccagggattccttcagatattcctccagggatttcttcacaaatttcttcaaggaaaccccctgggattccttcaggaattccttcgagaatttctccaggaactccacttgcaattccgctagaaattcctccaggaatctctcaaggggttctttcaaaaatagaaaaataacagaaatagaaacagataATAGAAAACAGAAAAAACTGATAACAGAAAATAGAAATCTCCGGGATgttatctggaaatttcttccggaatacctccaggaaataccccaggaatttcttccagaatattcctggcatcctttaggaattatgccagcaattcgtccaggaatttctcctggaaattctcttgggatttcttcagagattccttcaggaaattctccaggaatactttgaggaaattttcaggggttcctccagatattcctccagagattcctccagcaattgcttcagggatgtctccacgaattttttgagggatatttccagagatcccaccagggaatcctccataaattcctccaagggttctttcaggaaatcctcctggaatttctcaagggatttttttcagaaatttctccagcaattcttcccagagttcctctggagatttcttcaggaatttctcccagaattctcctagggattccaagaattcaccaaaaaaattgctcaaggaaattctccaggaactcttccaggaattacgccaggaatttactcagaagtttctacaggcattcctccaaggattccttcacaaatctctctaagatttcatataggaatttttaaagacatttcttatgaaattttactagggactccgtccagaattcctccaggaatttctccagaatttcctccaaggaatcctccagaaatttatctaggatttcctcatgagatctcttcagaaatttcactaggtatccctcccataatttatccaggaattcgtacaggtttattttttgaaattcttacagaaattccttctggaattcaaaaattcaaaaaattctggaggaatttgtcctGCAAATAGTgttggaagataaatggaagcatacaggaaccaggaaattctaggtttatcctcaaaagagttcacaatttccaaaagagttcagctataacttctgatgaatgttttgtagacattgacaaaaaaaaatcagagcaaaatattgcacgagtaaataaaaatccttaatcttccagaaattggccatcgctaccagcaccacgttgatttgtgtagatcaggcgagtttttgttaacgtattgtacaaaatacaacagggttaagggttaaataaagcttttagaatataatgttattatattcaatttcatcgtgttgcgtttagttttaaaagctagtaggtacattttTACTAAGGGGGAATCTTGTGAGAAAAACTTGGATGGCCATTCCAAGAGCTATTTCAAAAGAAGTTTCCGAAAGAAACTCTgacagaatttctagaaaaaccatTGTAGAGGAATTATGCAAATACCtatatttgttttatgtcactccccccaccccccctcccccttcgaaaatcctaaaatattgaAGAGGCAAAAGAACGGGGCAGCTCATGACAACATTTTCAATACAAACATTGTTTTCAAGCAACATTTTtcaaaagttatatttttttcaatagtgagCTATTTTGTAATATTCCAATAGATttcctttttgtttaatttgatttttttttgttccttaaTTTTTATCTCCACTTTGTGCCCGATGAGAGGTCTCAGGCATAAAGTATACTAATATTTGTACCGGACTTATCGTCCTCCCGGAAATATCTGCTAGATCTTGGAGCCCTCCCCTTGTTCATGAAGCATGGTTATCCAAATTCCTTCTTGATTTACTTGGTTTTCGAATAATCATCCGTTGGAATCCTCAATTTCTTCACAGCATTGCGAAAATAAAATTgtttggaaagttcaataaccatAGCGACTACATGTAACTCGAAAGAAATATCcttaatcaatttttgttctattttgccACAGGTATGTGCTGGACACAACCACAAATGCAGCCGGAGAAATCGAGCCAGTTCTGAGACCGATTTCCAGATCAGCTTCCGAAGAAAACGTCGTGCTAGATATCGGAAGGGAAACAATCAGCGTACAAAATCTGCAAGATAAGTAAGTTTTGCGATTTCCAACAAAGAAAAAGATCTTGATTTCCTAACCCCCTTCTTTCGCTTTCAGAGTATCCAACGTGGCCAGCAACCTGGTGAATCGGGTGTCCTCGACGTTCAATGCTATCACCACTTCGAAACCGATTGCCACCAGCGGATCGCAGTCCGAGTTCCAAAGCAACCTGGAGGCGCTGATCGCTCGCAGTCCTTCGGACGAATTCATCTTCGAAGTGCCGAAAGATTCCCACATGTCACCGTACTGGGCCACGGACGAAGTGTTGAGTCAATTCCCTCAGACAAAAATTTTGGTAATTTGATTTTGGTGTGAATAAGCTAGATAAGAAGAAACTAACATGATTCTATATTTTCAGACGGTTGTGTTAGATCCTTGCCTGGACGACTGCGTTATGTTTGCTAAAAGACTGAAGAATCTGAACAATCCGGTATCACTGGATATATTGCCGGGGCTTCCACATGGATTTCTCAACTTTGCTTCTGTATGTGATTTCAGTGTAATATGAATCCTATgtgtttttgtcaataaatatctTTCCATTTCAGATATCCAAAGAGGCTCACGAAGGATCTAAACTGTGCGTCCAACGCATCGCAGAAATGCTCGAAGTACCGCTGCCAACGGACGATGTCGCTCCCAAAGCGTGTTGTTAGCAATTCCGTCGCTGCTTCACTGGGTCAAAGCTTTTGTTTCGCAAAGGTAGTGAACGCATCGATAACGTTTAGCAGCATACTGTACCATGGTTACACATTGATTAACTATACTAACTGATTTTGGCTCTGAATGCAGCTACTTTAGAGAGGCTATTTAGTACGGTGCTAAGTCATTACGAGAACAATTTTGTACGTCTTGTAGTGTCTTTGCATCGTCGCTTTTTATAATGCTAATAGAATACATGACTGGCTGTAACTACATTATTGCAACAAATGATATTGAACCTTTGGAATCTTCTTTTGGCAGCATACGTATTGTTAATAAATCTTTAATCGATGGAAATTTGATTTCCAGTCTGATTATAAATTGGCCTTCGCTTAGGGTCCAGCATTGTTTGCAAACATATTTTCATATTAGATATATAAGTAATTGATTGTTGTTCTGATGATAAGTAAAACTGAAAACGCCCGTGTTAATTAATGATAATTGATTGCCATTAGCTCAACAAGAAAAATCGCAATATTACACAGCGAAGCAATACAGCAAACACACTAGAACAAAAAGCCAACAGAAACTTACAATTAAAAGTCAATAGCCAGTAAGCAATCTAGCAAAAACAATCTACCTTATTTGTGTTACcagacaaaataaaatggataatCAATACCAGTTGTgaaaggagaaaaaaaaatcaaaaaccgatccACCTTATTTACATTGCTCACATATTGTGCCCAAAACGATGTTACTATTTTACGCGAAAACTGTGTGTTTCATTTGTGTGCAATTGGCTGTAATTGTTTaaggaaaaatgttaccgaaataTGTTCTATCCAACTATATGTGCTAATAAAACCAAAGACATGATGTTTGTACTACAACCCTACAACAGTGTATTGACAAAATTGCGAACGAAAAAATAACGGTGTATGcaaatgttttattttattatttacaaCTTTTTTACCAGGTTTAAGGGAAAGTTCATCACTATAAAACTATTTACAACTGACATTATTTTAAACAAAACAAAGAACATACCAAAAGGAACACAACACATTaacatgtaaaatcattgtaCCTACTATTGCGTAACACACATGTCAGATATTACTATGACCATTATTGTTGAAGCAGATAGAGAACAACATCTCACGTTACCTACACACACATTTTGAACGTTGAATACAATTTACAATTGTTACTTTGGTAGAATGTAAGTCCTTACAATTAACAATTCTTACAGTCAATAAAGATAACTTTGTAAAGGAATTTGGGGACTACGTTGTTTATTGGTTCTGTTGAAGAATATTCAAAACTGCCTACTGTTAGCAGCTTGTCTGTAAAATATTTGAGTTGGCGATTCTCCGGAAGTCCTCGTTGAAAAAGTAAAGAGCTTGCGTTTGGTCGCTCAAGTTAATGGACCTCTCgctagttagagccacaacaaattTTAGGGCCTCTCGTTTTTAATAAATTATAGGTACAGGATTTGACTGACTGCTAACGACTGTAAATAACAAGTATGTCGCTAGTTTTACGGCTTCTTCAGTCTatattaacctttcagtactcgcgccaatttttgtaacgcgagcagtcgcgcgttgtactttgtacaacacccatacattctgaaatatctcaggatcctgattgtttagaggaggactgtctttggcaaagttgttgtaaatttcatgggctacttgattctgacaaagttgattcgtaatacgtccactaggcggcgctagtgagcaatatcatgttatatcttatatctcaggatcctgatgtcttggaaagatggtgtcttcggcaaagttgtttggtaagtcatcggcttacagattattggccgttcaattggaaatttcaccactaggcggcgctagtgagcaaataaactttatatcctatgtatctcgggaacctgataacttagaaagatggtgtctttggcaaagttgtttgttaggtcaaggacttacggatgagtcgcagtttaatttgaaatttcaccactaggtggcgctagtgagcaatttcatgttatatcttatatctcaggatcctgatgtcttagaaagatggtgtcttcggcaaagttgtttgg contains the following coding sequences:
- the LOC109399347 gene encoding hormone-sensitive lipase is translated as MSDHIRAAPIDSGKGNGGSVSNSAILPTSSGSEHERLAETQKVPSSDDLYLFDSLIDLCRNNIKYFASDETETGLRIHGAFVGLIDHIETAKPLVKEVHEFVHEYDFDKDTPGNGFRSFLYVVDCCVKTTLKLARYVMENRGTILFRKAIYVKEVEAYNHLMASLNTCLKHCHTLREWTTSGELFPEGRSVEELLGKADTINQFCFYGRCLGFQFCESMKPLLKFISIGMAGFSEGYYSEGGKISKATSLMYTSTKYMLEPELRARRIVNISQHSNVDFCKAFWFLAESELMHSLPSFVGFKVKVSRVITIPPEPIQLKAEKSDEIINIPIPQSHGGAGPVKARLISAVKRKGMIGEKVNTRSTIHPPSNGLLFHCHGGGFVAQSSKSHEAYLREWAVTLNIPILSIDYSLAPEAPFPRALEEVFYAYCWALKNCELLGTTGEKIIFAGDSAGANLNLGCAMKCIETGVRRPDGIFLAYCPVLISFVPSPARMLCLMDPLLPFGFMMRCLKAYACPSKEVLEQNRKRHEERQAIINAGRKVSDEVPKKLELNGNAFGKASEDSKSDHSESPENSAWDQLNSLNTIQLNNQHLSPMSDTVSDTIALQGQTVGNTIDLMSPDESNTITSLEEDSQPITLQQVNLNTEKSNVTVMDDLDMDLPSDMSSEQNTNKYVSDFIERYVLDTTTNAAGEIEPVLRPISRSASEENVVLDIGRETISVQNLQDKVSNVASNLVNRVSSTFNAITTSKPIATSGSQSEFQSNLEALIARSPSDEFIFEVPKDSHMSPYWATDEVLSQFPQTKILTVVLDPCLDDCVMFAKRLKNLNNPVSLDILPGLPHGFLNFASISKEAHEGSKLCVQRIAEMLEVPLPTDDVAPKACC